A genome region from Blautia coccoides includes the following:
- a CDS encoding ABC transporter substrate-binding protein yields MKMKKVTAFMMTAALAASVLAGCGSGSGKQVVIYSNADDEAVEAMKETLDANGYEGKYLFQTFGTSELGGKLLAEGKDIEADMVTMSSFYLDSAQEQNNMFLDLTFDYKPLTEFPAFYAPITSQEGAILLNTEMLSENDLDRPESLKDLTKPEYKDLLSVTDIKSSSTAWLLMQALVSEYGEDGAKDVLKGIYENAGAHIESSGSAPLKKIRAGEVAVGFGLRHQAVADKKDGLPVDYVDPKEGNFSLTESVAVIDKKNANPLAMEMAQCIVEKGRSELIKTYPNPIYEGEEADPDNMSAYPKVFPEKLTVSLLERHQELSEECK; encoded by the coding sequence ATGAAAATGAAAAAAGTGACAGCCTTTATGATGACAGCAGCCCTGGCGGCATCCGTTCTTGCAGGATGCGGTTCAGGCAGCGGCAAACAGGTAGTTATCTATTCAAACGCAGATGACGAGGCTGTGGAAGCTATGAAAGAGACCCTGGATGCCAACGGCTATGAAGGAAAATACCTGTTCCAGACCTTCGGCACTTCCGAACTGGGAGGCAAACTGCTGGCGGAGGGAAAAGATATTGAGGCGGACATGGTAACCATGAGTTCCTTCTATCTGGACAGCGCACAGGAACAGAACAATATGTTCCTTGACCTGACCTTTGACTATAAGCCGCTCACAGAATTTCCGGCTTTCTACGCGCCCATTACCTCCCAGGAGGGAGCCATTCTCCTGAACACAGAGATGCTCAGTGAAAATGATCTGGACAGGCCGGAAAGTCTCAAAGACCTGACAAAACCGGAATACAAAGACCTGCTGTCCGTGACAGACATCAAAAGTTCTTCTACAGCGTGGCTGCTCATGCAGGCCCTTGTCAGTGAATATGGGGAGGACGGTGCCAAAGATGTGTTAAAAGGCATCTATGAAAACGCCGGTGCCCACATTGAGAGTTCAGGCTCCGCGCCCCTTAAAAAAATCCGTGCAGGTGAGGTGGCAGTTGGATTTGGCCTTCGCCATCAGGCAGTAGCTGATAAAAAAGACGGACTTCCCGTAGATTATGTGGACCCCAAGGAGGGCAATTTCTCCCTCACAGAATCTGTTGCGGTGATAGACAAAAAGAATGCAAATCCTCTGGCTATGGAGATGGCTCAGTGTATCGTGGAAAAAGGCAGGAGCGAGCTGATCAAGACCTATCCAAACCCAATCTACGAGGGTGAGGAGGCAGACCCTGACAATATGTCCGCTTATCCGAAAGTATTTCCTGAGAAGCTTACGGTTTCCCTTTTGGAACGCCACCAGGAGCTTTCAGAGGAATGTAAATAG
- a CDS encoding DUF1002 domain-containing protein produces the protein MMKRGLAFLIAGIMLLASPVSVLADREDAKLEKPYVSLGADLNAQERATVLELLGVTEEDLKNYTVATITNQDEHDYLDAYLDKSVIGSRALSSVLVEGKTDGNGIKVTTHNISYCTTGMYQNALVTAGIKDADIVVAGPFKISGTAALVGAIKSYENMTGEKVEQENVDTATNELVITGKLAENVGNSEKAEQLVGAVKEKVVEAQNMSEEEIGDVVDQAADEMEIKLSAEDRQAIVDLMEKIKGLDLDVDSLKEQAKDLYNKIEDLGLKLDINQEKVQGFFDKIIQFFKNLFS, from the coding sequence ATGATGAAAAGAGGACTTGCATTTCTCATTGCGGGAATCATGCTGCTGGCATCACCTGTCAGTGTACTGGCAGACCGTGAGGACGCAAAGCTGGAAAAACCATATGTATCATTGGGCGCGGATCTGAATGCTCAGGAGCGTGCCACTGTGCTGGAGCTTTTGGGTGTGACAGAAGAGGACCTGAAAAATTATACGGTAGCCACCATCACCAACCAGGATGAGCACGACTATCTGGACGCATACCTGGACAAGAGCGTCATCGGTTCCAGAGCGCTTTCCTCCGTACTGGTAGAAGGCAAGACGGACGGGAACGGGATCAAGGTTACCACCCATAACATTTCCTATTGTACCACAGGTATGTATCAGAATGCTCTGGTCACAGCAGGTATCAAGGATGCGGACATTGTAGTTGCGGGACCGTTTAAAATATCAGGAACAGCGGCGCTTGTAGGCGCCATCAAATCCTACGAAAACATGACCGGAGAGAAGGTAGAGCAGGAGAATGTGGATACTGCCACCAACGAGCTGGTCATCACAGGAAAGCTGGCCGAGAACGTGGGCAACAGTGAGAAGGCAGAGCAGCTTGTAGGCGCGGTCAAGGAGAAAGTAGTAGAAGCCCAGAACATGTCAGAGGAGGAAATCGGTGACGTGGTGGACCAGGCAGCGGATGAGATGGAAATCAAACTCTCGGCGGAGGACAGGCAGGCGATCGTGGATCTGATGGAGAAGATCAAAGGCTTGGACCTGGATGTTGACAGTTTGAAAGAGCAGGCAAAGGATTTGTATAATAAGATTGAGGACTTGGGGCTGAAGCTGGATATCAACCAGGAAAAGGTACAGGGATTCT
- a CDS encoding ROK family transcriptional regulator, whose amino-acid sequence MAIANQEMIRDNNRRQVLEYIVNNPPVSRAALAKELHLTKATISNIVQDLMEQNLVAEIGSAQTALGRKPILLEFQKKCGYAFSIDVHPRQIITLISDLKGEDCHLKEYPFQEEDCLLELLRSIIKETLPRCQNAPYGIVGISIGIYGVVRENEIIFTPYYPLPQPHLGKILAEEFGIPVTVENESNLSVLGESAFHYNYRNMIHLNIHDGVGMGILIDEQLYKGRDGYAGEFGHTILFPDGKPCPCGNNGCFELYASERAILKEYAARTQQDTVTIDSFLRAYQEQKPEALEMMDLFVKYMSIGINNIINTFNIDLIVLNSSFSNYIPDINQRIVAYLARHQNRDCRIIPSRLQDTSGLMGGIRLSAEGFLDIKHLKIRVPFSDNLR is encoded by the coding sequence ATGGCAATCGCTAACCAAGAAATGATAAGAGACAACAACCGGCGTCAGGTCCTGGAATATATCGTAAACAATCCGCCCGTCTCCCGCGCCGCGCTGGCAAAGGAGCTGCATCTGACAAAGGCAACCATATCCAATATTGTACAGGATCTTATGGAACAGAACCTTGTGGCGGAAATAGGAAGTGCCCAGACCGCACTGGGCAGAAAGCCGATTTTGCTGGAATTCCAGAAAAAATGCGGGTATGCTTTTTCTATTGATGTGCATCCCAGGCAGATCATCACGCTGATCTCTGATCTGAAGGGTGAGGACTGTCACTTAAAGGAGTACCCCTTTCAGGAGGAGGACTGCCTTCTGGAGCTTCTGCGCAGTATTATAAAGGAGACTCTTCCCCGGTGTCAGAATGCGCCCTACGGAATCGTGGGCATTTCCATCGGCATATATGGTGTTGTGAGGGAGAACGAAATCATATTTACCCCTTACTACCCCCTTCCCCAGCCCCATCTGGGGAAAATCCTGGCTGAGGAATTCGGCATCCCCGTCACTGTGGAAAATGAATCCAACCTGTCTGTACTGGGAGAATCCGCTTTTCACTATAATTACAGGAATATGATCCATCTGAATATACACGACGGTGTGGGAATGGGTATCCTCATTGATGAACAGCTCTATAAGGGCCGTGACGGCTATGCCGGGGAGTTCGGCCACACAATCCTGTTTCCTGACGGAAAACCCTGTCCCTGCGGCAATAACGGCTGTTTTGAGCTGTATGCCTCAGAGCGTGCCATTCTGAAAGAGTACGCTGCGCGCACCCAACAGGACACAGTAACCATCGACAGCTTTCTTCGGGCCTATCAGGAACAAAAACCGGAGGCATTGGAAATGATGGATCTGTTTGTAAAATATATGTCCATTGGCATTAACAATATTATCAATACCTTTAACATTGACCTGATCGTATTAAACAGCTCTTTCTCAAACTATATCCCTGATATAAACCAGAGGATCGTAGCCTATCTGGCCCGCCATCAAAATAGGGACTGCCGCATTATCCCCTCCCGGCTTCAGGATACGTCCGGGCTTATGGGAGGAATACGCCTCAGCGCTGAGGGCTTTCTCGACATCAAACATTTGAAAATACGGGTGCCGTTTAGTGACAATTTACGATAA
- a CDS encoding MFS transporter, protein MNENNKVRPFGMRDKIGYMFGDFGNDFTFIFASSFLMVFYTKVLGISGAMVGTLFLLARVVDAFTDITMGRIVDSVKPARDGRFRCWVRRMCGPVAIASFLMYQSAMAGAPMALKVVYMYVTYLLWGSVFYTSINIPYGSMASAITDKPDERTALSTFRTVGATLAGLIIGTVTPLLIYTKDADGNQIVRGGSTFTIIAGVFALCAVLCYVICYKLTTERVKVEPDPDAKKVTLGQTFAAIFRSRALLGIIGAAIFLLLSQLLIQAMNNYLYTEYFGSAGAISIMTILNTVLMLVVVAPLSVPISRRFGKKEASTVGALLAGTVFLLLFFLKVKNVAVYIVLANIGMLGLGFFNTVIWANITDVIDDQEVKTGQREDGTVYAVYSFARKLGQALAGGAGGWALSIIGYDQLAKVQTEAVINGLYTTSTLIPAVCFFIVALFLWFIYPLGKKNVEANVEELKRRRENA, encoded by the coding sequence ATGAATGAGAATAACAAAGTAAGACCCTTTGGAATGCGGGATAAGATTGGCTATATGTTCGGGGATTTCGGGAATGATTTTACCTTTATATTTGCCAGCTCCTTCCTTATGGTGTTTTATACAAAAGTGCTTGGGATCAGCGGAGCCATGGTGGGAACCCTGTTCCTATTAGCCAGGGTGGTGGATGCATTTACTGATATCACCATGGGACGCATCGTTGACTCCGTCAAACCAGCAAGAGACGGAAGATTCCGCTGCTGGGTCAGAAGAATGTGCGGGCCTGTTGCCATAGCCAGCTTCCTTATGTATCAGAGTGCCATGGCAGGAGCGCCCATGGCGCTGAAGGTGGTCTATATGTATGTGACCTATCTGCTGTGGGGAAGTGTTTTTTACACATCCATCAATATTCCTTACGGTTCCATGGCGTCAGCTATCACAGACAAGCCGGATGAGAGGACTGCACTCTCAACATTCCGAACAGTAGGCGCAACACTGGCCGGACTGATCATCGGTACAGTCACACCGCTGCTGATCTATACAAAGGATGCAGACGGGAACCAGATAGTCAGAGGCGGTTCCACATTTACCATTATTGCCGGTGTGTTTGCTCTGTGTGCAGTGCTCTGCTATGTTATCTGTTACAAACTCACTACAGAGCGTGTCAAAGTAGAACCGGATCCGGATGCAAAAAAAGTCACACTGGGACAGACCTTTGCCGCTATTTTCAGAAGCCGTGCCCTGCTTGGGATCATCGGCGCAGCAATCTTTCTTTTGCTGAGTCAGCTCCTGATACAGGCTATGAACAATTATCTGTACACAGAATATTTCGGCTCCGCAGGCGCCATTTCCATTATGACCATCTTAAATACAGTTCTCATGCTGGTGGTGGTGGCCCCGCTCAGTGTACCGATCAGCCGCAGATTTGGTAAAAAAGAGGCATCCACAGTAGGAGCGCTTCTGGCCGGTACTGTCTTCCTTCTTCTGTTCTTCCTGAAAGTGAAGAATGTAGCGGTGTACATTGTGCTTGCCAATATCGGTATGCTGGGGCTTGGATTCTTCAACACAGTGATCTGGGCCAATATCACAGATGTTATAGACGACCAGGAGGTCAAGACAGGACAGAGAGAGGACGGCACCGTGTATGCGGTATATTCCTTTGCGAGAAAGCTTGGTCAGGCACTGGCCGGAGGCGCAGGCGGCTGGGCGCTGTCCATTATCGGATATGACCAGCTTGCAAAAGTTCAGACAGAAGCCGTGATCAATGGACTGTACACAACTTCCACTCTGATTCCAGCAGTATGCTTCTTCATTGTAGCCCTGTTCCTATGGTTCATTTACCCTCTTGGCAAAAAGAACGTGGAGGCAAATGTAGAGGAACTGAAACGCAGACGTGAGAATGCCTGA
- the phnW gene encoding 2-aminoethylphosphonate--pyruvate transaminase — MLNYKLLTPGPLTTTDTVKKEMLFDHCTWDDDYKKITLKIRSQLLKLAHAAQPEYTVVLMQGSGTFGVESVITSVIGKSDKLLIAANGAYGERMADIAAHAGIPYVLYREEYDKVPSAKIIKKIMKEDPEITHVSMVHSETTSGILNDIESVGKVVKDMGRTFIVDAMSSFGGVDIPVGEWGIDFLVSSANKCIQGVPGFSFIICRTDKLIDSSGKARSLSLDLYDQWLTMNKDGKWRFTSPTHVVLAFAKALEELEEEGGIPARAKRYSENNQYLIAKMYELGIRPYIEGKYQGPIITTFYYPEGSHFSFQEMYEYIKERGYAIYPGKVTDADTFRIGNIGEIYHEDMENLYNIIKEFLEANKR; from the coding sequence ATGTTAAACTATAAATTATTAACCCCAGGCCCTTTAACCACAACAGACACCGTAAAAAAGGAGATGCTCTTTGACCATTGTACATGGGATGACGACTACAAAAAAATTACCCTTAAAATCCGCAGCCAGCTTCTGAAACTGGCCCACGCAGCCCAGCCGGAATACACAGTCGTCCTCATGCAGGGCAGCGGCACCTTCGGTGTGGAGTCTGTCATCACCAGTGTGATCGGGAAGAGCGACAAACTTCTCATAGCTGCAAACGGCGCTTACGGTGAGAGAATGGCTGATATTGCCGCTCACGCAGGTATCCCCTATGTGCTGTACCGGGAAGAATATGACAAGGTGCCATCAGCGAAGATCATTAAAAAAATCATGAAGGAAGACCCGGAGATCACCCATGTATCCATGGTACACAGCGAGACAACTTCCGGCATCCTTAACGATATAGAGTCTGTGGGAAAAGTGGTAAAAGACATGGGCAGAACCTTCATTGTAGATGCCATGTCCAGCTTTGGAGGTGTGGATATCCCGGTTGGAGAGTGGGGAATTGATTTCCTGGTCAGCAGCGCAAACAAATGCATCCAAGGTGTTCCCGGATTTTCCTTTATTATCTGCAGAACAGACAAACTCATAGACAGCAGCGGAAAAGCCAGAAGCCTGTCCCTGGACTTATATGACCAGTGGCTGACCATGAACAAAGACGGCAAATGGCGTTTTACATCACCCACCCACGTAGTTCTGGCCTTTGCAAAGGCACTGGAAGAACTGGAAGAAGAAGGGGGAATCCCTGCCCGAGCAAAACGCTACTCTGAGAACAATCAATACCTTATTGCAAAAATGTATGAACTGGGAATCCGCCCCTATATAGAAGGCAAATACCAGGGACCCATCATTACTACCTTCTACTATCCGGAGGGAAGCCACTTCTCCTTCCAGGAAATGTATGAGTACATCAAAGAGAGAGGTTACGCTATTTACCCGGGAAAGGTAACAGATGCAGACACCTTCCGCATTGGAAACATAGGGGAGATTTACCATGAGGACATGGAGAACCTTTATAACATCATCAAAGAATTTCTGGAGGCAAACAAGAGATGA
- the uidA gene encoding beta-glucuronidase yields MLQYSMLYPRQSVSRRTVSMDGMWKFRLDPEGKGTENGWTDGIPEADLIPVPASFQDFYTDKDTREYAGDFWYETEVFVPEEYAGKNVAIRFGCATHRAEVYLNGVHVASHVGGFLPFMADITSVARYNAVNRVVVKINNELSETNIPCGKTKVLSNGKKMNNPYFDFFNYSGLQRPVKLVAFPKEYVFDLTVDHSINGSDADVSYSVVTTGKHPVEITVYDQDGREAASAKGKEGTLHIKNAHLWQVRNAYLYTFTVRIKDEEEVLDEYSEEIGIRTVEVKGKDILVNGSPVYLKGFGKHEDSDIVGRGFSIGIMKRDFECMKWIGANSFRTSHYPYSDEIYQMADREGFLVIDEVPAVGLFESLMNFMEASTGKKTAFFAKDTIPELLENHLQAVEEMITRDKNHACVIAWSLLNEPETTDEAAVPYFEKVFARAHELDVQKRPRTFALIMNSLPDTCKCYHLADIICMNRYYGWYLMGGYEMCDAEATFRVEMDRWAEKNLDRPFIFTEYGADTYAAEHKLPSVMWSQEYQKEYLEMCHRVFDSYDFIRGEQVWNFADFQTTEGIMRVNGNKKGIFTRQRQPKDAAFYFKDRWEKLPLDHKSN; encoded by the coding sequence ATGTTACAGTATTCAATGTTATACCCAAGGCAGTCCGTATCCAGAAGAACCGTGAGCATGGATGGAATGTGGAAATTCCGTCTGGACCCGGAAGGAAAGGGAACAGAGAACGGATGGACAGACGGAATCCCGGAGGCGGATCTGATCCCGGTGCCGGCCAGCTTCCAGGATTTTTACACAGACAAGGATACAAGAGAGTATGCTGGAGATTTTTGGTATGAGACAGAAGTATTTGTCCCGGAAGAATATGCCGGTAAAAATGTGGCGATCCGTTTCGGCTGTGCAACCCACAGAGCAGAGGTGTATTTAAACGGCGTCCATGTGGCATCCCATGTGGGTGGATTCCTTCCCTTCATGGCAGACATTACAAGTGTGGCTAGATACAACGCAGTGAACCGGGTAGTTGTCAAGATCAACAATGAACTCAGTGAAACAAATATTCCGTGCGGCAAGACGAAAGTCCTGAGTAACGGAAAGAAGATGAATAATCCGTATTTTGATTTCTTTAACTACTCCGGACTGCAGCGTCCCGTAAAATTAGTTGCATTTCCTAAGGAATATGTGTTTGATCTGACTGTGGATCACAGTATTAATGGTTCGGACGCAGACGTGTCCTACAGTGTTGTGACAACAGGGAAACATCCTGTAGAGATCACAGTATACGACCAGGACGGTAGAGAGGCAGCGTCAGCCAAGGGCAAAGAGGGAACTCTTCATATTAAAAATGCCCATCTGTGGCAGGTGCGGAACGCATATCTCTATACCTTTACCGTGCGCATCAAAGATGAAGAGGAAGTGCTGGATGAATACAGCGAGGAAATCGGTATCCGTACAGTGGAGGTAAAAGGAAAGGACATTCTGGTGAACGGCTCTCCTGTTTACCTGAAGGGATTTGGAAAACACGAGGACAGTGACATTGTAGGACGTGGATTTAGCATTGGTATTATGAAGAGGGATTTTGAGTGTATGAAGTGGATCGGGGCCAACTCCTTCCGTACTTCCCATTATCCATACAGCGATGAGATTTACCAGATGGCAGACCGCGAAGGCTTTCTGGTCATTGATGAAGTTCCCGCTGTGGGGCTTTTTGAAAGTCTGATGAACTTTATGGAGGCATCCACCGGCAAAAAGACAGCGTTCTTTGCAAAAGATACGATCCCAGAACTTCTGGAAAACCATCTGCAGGCAGTGGAGGAGATGATCACCCGGGACAAGAATCATGCCTGTGTCATTGCCTGGTCCCTGCTGAATGAACCTGAGACTACAGATGAGGCAGCGGTTCCCTATTTTGAAAAAGTATTTGCCCGCGCCCATGAACTGGATGTACAGAAACGCCCCAGAACCTTTGCACTTATCATGAATTCCCTGCCGGATACCTGCAAATGCTATCACCTGGCAGACATCATCTGCATGAACCGGTACTATGGCTGGTATCTGATGGGCGGATATGAAATGTGCGACGCAGAGGCGACCTTCAGAGTAGAGATGGACAGATGGGCGGAGAAAAACCTGGACAGACCCTTTATCTTCACCGAATACGGCGCCGACACATATGCTGCGGAGCATAAACTGCCCTCTGTTATGTGGAGTCAGGAATATCAGAAGGAGTATCTGGAAATGTGTCACCGTGTATTTGATTCCTATGATTTCATCAGAGGCGAACAGGTATGGAACTTTGCTGATTTCCAGACCACAGAAGGAATCATGCGTGTAAATGGAAATAAAAAAGGAATCTTCACCAGACAGAGACAGCCCAAAGACGCAGCATTTTATTTCAAAGACCGCTGGGAAAAGCTTCCATTAGATCATAAAAGCAACTGA
- a CDS encoding helix-turn-helix transcriptional regulator: MASYDSVLKFTQKVLKNFNFHSSILTEDELESLDLDLGLRKKIAVDSTSRDNALHFIRNSREHVMYFSKDCFNCHHTVMRLPGTDSPVYFIAGPYLQHRADKKFILQMQQKLSIPAKYSGFLKQYYELIPFINHADDARTILLLMAAEIFGGAEKFSVEYCDMFMDEITNVYYGQAQVNLENRELIEERYRAEQEMMQAVATGNYKKVELLAAGEMSVSLEQRLSNRIRDSKNYLIIFNTLLRKAAEFGGVHPLYLDELSSKFAREIEAITSEDEDGRLKREMMRKYCLLVKSHSLKGYSPIIQNVINHICLYLTDDLSLKALAEEFSISPSYLSSLFKKETGSTLTDFVNKKRIENAVFLLNSTDLQIQSIAAASGVADLNYFTRLFKRNMGRTPSEYREMIHQK; this comes from the coding sequence ATGGCGTCATATGACTCTGTTTTAAAATTTACTCAAAAGGTACTTAAAAATTTTAATTTTCACAGCAGCATTCTAACTGAAGATGAGCTTGAAAGTTTAGATCTGGATTTGGGCCTGAGGAAAAAAATTGCGGTTGACAGTACCTCCAGGGATAATGCACTGCATTTTATCAGGAACAGCAGAGAGCATGTGATGTATTTTTCAAAAGACTGCTTTAACTGTCATCACACGGTAATGCGGCTGCCGGGGACAGATTCTCCCGTCTATTTTATAGCCGGGCCTTATCTGCAGCACAGGGCAGACAAAAAATTCATACTGCAGATGCAGCAGAAGCTGTCAATTCCGGCCAAATATTCCGGATTTTTAAAACAATATTATGAACTGATCCCATTTATCAACCATGCAGATGATGCGCGGACCATACTTCTTCTGATGGCTGCGGAAATATTCGGGGGAGCGGAGAAGTTTTCCGTTGAATACTGCGATATGTTTATGGATGAGATCACCAACGTCTATTATGGGCAGGCACAGGTAAATCTGGAGAACAGGGAGCTGATCGAGGAGAGGTACCGGGCAGAGCAGGAAATGATGCAGGCAGTGGCTACCGGAAACTATAAAAAAGTGGAGCTGCTGGCTGCAGGAGAAATGTCTGTCTCACTGGAGCAAAGGCTTTCCAACCGGATTCGGGATTCCAAGAATTATCTGATCATCTTTAATACACTGCTTCGCAAGGCAGCGGAGTTCGGAGGCGTTCATCCCCTGTATCTGGACGAATTGTCTTCTAAATTCGCACGGGAGATTGAGGCCATTACCAGTGAGGATGAGGACGGCAGGTTAAAGCGGGAGATGATGCGGAAGTATTGTCTGTTAGTAAAGTCTCATTCCCTGAAAGGGTATTCGCCTATTATTCAGAATGTGATCAACCATATCTGTCTTTATTTGACGGATGATCTGAGTTTAAAGGCGCTGGCTGAGGAATTTTCTATCAGCCCAAGTTACCTGTCATCGCTGTTTAAGAAAGAGACCGGAAGTACGCTGACAGACTTTGTGAATAAGAAGAGGATTGAGAATGCTGTGTTTTTGCTGAATTCTACGGATCTGCAGATCCAGAGTATCGCGGCGGCGTCCGGGGTGGCTGATTTGAATTATTTTACTAGGTTGTTTAAGAGGAATATGGGGAGGACGCCTAGTGAGTATCGGGAGATGATTCATCAGAAGTAG
- the phnX gene encoding phosphonoacetaldehyde hydrolase, producing the protein MNRFDAIIFDWAGTTVDYGSFAPVQAFIKAFEKFGITPTIKEVREPMGMLKIDHIRTMLSMDRIRDLWTQIHGTPWTEDDVKEVYEHSETAILEILPDFASPKPYVPETIEKLRSLGLQIGSTTGYTEQMMKIVAPKAAEQGYAPDFWFSPDDVGGIGRPYPYMIFRNMESMHLMDVRRIIKAGDTVADIKEGKNAGMISVGILEGSSVLGLTESEYNSLTPSAKASILDQAAQTYKNAGADYVIKDIRGILDLL; encoded by the coding sequence ATGAACAGATTTGACGCCATCATATTTGACTGGGCAGGAACCACAGTAGATTACGGAAGCTTTGCACCCGTACAGGCATTCATAAAAGCATTTGAAAAATTCGGGATCACTCCTACGATCAAAGAAGTACGTGAACCCATGGGTATGCTGAAAATAGACCACATCCGCACCATGCTCTCCATGGACCGCATCAGAGACCTGTGGACTCAGATCCACGGCACCCCCTGGACCGAGGACGATGTAAAGGAGGTTTATGAGCACAGCGAGACAGCAATCCTCGAAATTCTCCCTGACTTTGCGTCACCCAAACCCTATGTCCCTGAGACCATAGAAAAACTTCGCAGCCTGGGCCTTCAGATAGGCTCCACCACAGGCTACACGGAGCAGATGATGAAAATCGTAGCACCCAAAGCCGCAGAGCAGGGATATGCCCCTGACTTCTGGTTCAGTCCTGATGATGTAGGCGGCATTGGCCGTCCCTATCCCTACATGATCTTCCGCAACATGGAATCCATGCATCTTATGGATGTCCGCCGCATCATAAAAGCAGGAGACACCGTAGCCGACATCAAAGAAGGCAAAAACGCAGGCATGATTTCCGTAGGTATCCTGGAAGGCAGCTCCGTCCTGGGTCTCACAGAATCCGAATACAACTCCCTGACCCCATCTGCCAAAGCCTCCATCCTTGACCAGGCCGCCCAGACCTACAAAAATGCAGGCGCAGACTACGTGATCAAAGACATCCGAGGAATCCTGGACCTCTTATAA